Proteins encoded together in one Pontiella desulfatans window:
- a CDS encoding ABC-three component system middle component 8, giving the protein MIRAAKHLNLNSCVLRAASILLKSLQRHRICSYSELKQSLEPLGNDGDVVFLPTIHFLYLLGRIEYHSQTDCFEYIHPKGKK; this is encoded by the coding sequence GTGATCCGGGCCGCTAAACATTTGAACTTGAATTCGTGTGTGCTACGGGCCGCCAGTATTCTACTGAAGAGCCTGCAGCGACACCGCATATGCAGTTACTCAGAGTTAAAGCAATCTCTCGAGCCGTTGGGCAACGATGGTGATGTTGTCTTTCTGCCGACGATTCACTTTCTCTATCTCCTGGGGCGCATAGAATACCACTCCCAAACCGACTGCTTTGAATACATTCACCCTAAAGGGAAGAAATGA